In the Novosphingobium sp. 9 genome, one interval contains:
- a CDS encoding LysR family transcriptional regulator, with amino-acid sequence MPAFSRFLRYFMAVGRLGSIRKAADELNVSASAIDRQILNVEAQIGMPLFERLPTGLRLTAAGEIMMAAGGRWQKNMLDVRAQMEDLRGLKRGHVDIAVIDALTKGAVPAAIQSVQDRYPGITLGVKVAENDGVRRAVASGEVDFGILFEPDSYRDLQVRAFVEIGLGFVTLPDHPLAGRDEARFSACTGMPLVMPAAPLAVSQQIAVLAGATRAELDQRASSDNIQMLISMIRQGLGVGVLTSLDVMSEVQRGELAFTPISDPVLRPMTLALCTASARTPSHAAAMALAEIETGFARLAYPASHRPMEAA; translated from the coding sequence ATGCCCGCGTTCTCGCGTTTCCTGCGTTATTTCATGGCGGTCGGCCGGCTCGGCTCGATCCGCAAGGCCGCCGACGAGCTGAACGTTTCGGCCTCGGCGATCGACCGGCAGATCCTCAACGTCGAGGCGCAGATCGGCATGCCGCTGTTCGAGCGCCTGCCCACGGGCCTCAGGCTGACGGCGGCGGGCGAGATCATGATGGCGGCGGGCGGACGCTGGCAGAAGAACATGCTCGACGTGCGCGCCCAGATGGAGGACTTGCGCGGGCTCAAACGCGGCCATGTCGATATCGCGGTGATCGATGCGCTGACCAAGGGCGCGGTGCCCGCCGCGATCCAGTCGGTGCAGGATCGCTATCCCGGCATTACCCTTGGCGTGAAAGTGGCCGAGAACGACGGCGTGCGCCGCGCGGTCGCCAGCGGCGAAGTCGATTTCGGCATCCTGTTCGAGCCTGACAGCTATCGCGACCTGCAGGTGCGCGCCTTCGTGGAGATCGGCCTCGGTTTCGTGACGCTGCCCGATCATCCGCTGGCGGGCCGCGACGAGGCGCGCTTTTCCGCCTGTACCGGCATGCCGCTGGTCATGCCCGCCGCGCCGCTCGCGGTCAGCCAGCAGATCGCGGTGCTGGCGGGGGCGACCCGCGCCGAGCTGGACCAGCGCGCCAGCTCGGACAATATCCAGATGCTGATCTCGATGATCCGGCAGGGCCTTGGCGTCGGCGTGCTGACCTCGCTCGACGTGATGTCAGAGGTCCAGCGCGGCGAACTGGCGTTCACGCCGATCTCGGACCCGGTGCTGCGCCCGATGACGCTGGCGCTGTGTACCGCCAGTGCCCGCACGCCCTCGCACGCCGCGGCGATGGCGCTGGCCGAGATCGAGACCGGCTTTGCCCGCCTCGCCTATCCCGCCTCGCACCGCCCGATGGAAGCGGCCTGA
- a CDS encoding TonB-dependent siderophore receptor, with protein sequence MKLGFAPSRRGALGLVAAMLAGTALSTPALAEEAGVAGGNAPVSSDAATAAAVAVTAAPAPAAPPPADDDSSDGKEIIVKGSLGALPTIAVSSVFGFNKTIAETPRSVSSVTSEQMERFGITQIYDLVSQAPGIFTSSFFGTGGALDIRGAPSDVYFRGMLRLDNPGNYSTPIGAAERIDIVRGPASVIYGPSKIGGYMNFIPKTAREANGDYSDDTTGFVSYDGGSWSRNVMKANVTGPGKIGDHEFGYSIYGEVEHSGSYYNNVFTHNALFSASFDTDITSNLRTEFGAMYQKYNSVQNSGWNRVTQDLVDHGTYITGEGTQLDTSGDGKISREEAAAANGGAGLTFYGSYACGGDDTSAGYSNACLLANPDLNLQNAGTTHISGKQTLTGQDDRLNNRQKTAYFDLIWTGAGNLQITNKMFYDGGKNLNENAYGFAQAFNSYVMEDKLVISDRFDTKAAKISLQLSPSVRYTHFHFADDYGVELWNRPDITVGYDATSTRLLATECDCDYSDYVIGHYTDYGIAGLVDLDFNMGLDVIGGIRYDSVHAKSTAILSKYAPGDIAGNVGDYGDDMTPSESGTEGGVSWNVSVSYKTPVGLIPYFTISRQSTVVAGEGSELYLANIKNGAVLGKSKLMEGGLKGEFLDKKLYAAVSVYKQQRTAAAAESSLTNQILQTKGIEAEMRWAVDRHLLVTGAFTHMKVYNIGAYNAGYYFNYFGAEDMIAAGADPALSFGGSEFGNVYMPTKGKARRPGEPTNVASATATYAFDNGIAINGDLSHVDSVYADYAQNIKLPAYWLLNLGASYTTGPWLFRAVVKNVNNARYFRAGGQDLFGADIVLPQLPRSWQATIEYKF encoded by the coding sequence GTGAAGCTTGGGTTTGCGCCGTCGCGTCGCGGCGCGCTGGGTCTTGTCGCGGCAATGCTGGCCGGTACGGCACTGTCGACGCCCGCGCTGGCGGAAGAGGCAGGTGTTGCGGGCGGGAACGCGCCGGTATCGTCGGATGCAGCTACTGCGGCTGCCGTGGCGGTCACAGCGGCGCCCGCGCCCGCCGCTCCCCCTCCTGCCGACGACGACAGCAGCGATGGCAAGGAGATCATCGTCAAGGGCTCGCTCGGCGCGCTGCCCACCATCGCCGTCAGTTCGGTGTTCGGCTTCAACAAGACCATCGCCGAAACGCCGCGCTCGGTCTCCAGCGTCACGTCCGAGCAGATGGAGCGCTTCGGCATCACCCAGATCTACGATCTCGTGTCGCAGGCGCCGGGTATCTTCACCAGCTCGTTCTTCGGCACCGGCGGCGCGCTCGACATTCGCGGCGCGCCTTCGGACGTCTATTTCCGCGGCATGCTGCGGCTCGACAATCCAGGCAACTATTCCACCCCGATCGGCGCGGCGGAGCGTATCGACATCGTGCGCGGCCCGGCCTCGGTGATTTATGGCCCGTCGAAGATCGGCGGCTACATGAACTTCATCCCCAAGACCGCGCGCGAGGCCAACGGCGATTATTCGGACGATACCACCGGGTTCGTCAGCTACGACGGCGGCAGCTGGAGCCGCAACGTGATGAAGGCCAACGTCACCGGCCCCGGCAAGATCGGCGACCACGAATTCGGCTACAGCATCTACGGCGAAGTCGAGCATTCGGGCAGCTATTACAACAACGTGTTCACCCATAACGCGCTGTTCTCGGCCTCGTTCGATACCGACATCACCTCGAACCTGCGCACTGAATTCGGCGCGATGTACCAGAAGTACAACTCGGTGCAGAACAGCGGCTGGAACCGCGTGACGCAGGATCTGGTCGACCACGGCACCTACATCACCGGAGAGGGCACCCAGCTCGACACCAGCGGCGACGGCAAGATCAGCCGCGAGGAAGCCGCAGCCGCCAACGGCGGGGCGGGCCTGACGTTCTACGGCAGCTATGCCTGCGGCGGTGACGATACCTCGGCGGGCTACAGCAATGCCTGCCTCCTCGCCAATCCCGACCTCAACCTGCAGAACGCGGGCACCACCCATATCAGCGGCAAGCAGACGCTGACCGGCCAGGACGACCGGCTCAACAACCGTCAGAAGACCGCTTATTTCGACCTGATCTGGACCGGGGCAGGCAACCTCCAGATCACCAACAAGATGTTCTACGACGGCGGCAAGAACCTGAACGAGAACGCCTATGGGTTCGCGCAGGCGTTCAACTCCTACGTCATGGAAGACAAGCTGGTGATCTCCGACCGGTTCGACACCAAGGCCGCCAAGATCTCGCTCCAGCTCTCGCCCTCGGTGCGCTACACCCACTTCCATTTCGCCGACGATTACGGTGTCGAGCTGTGGAACCGTCCCGACATCACCGTGGGCTACGATGCCACTTCGACCCGCCTGCTGGCGACCGAGTGCGACTGCGACTATTCCGACTACGTGATCGGCCACTATACCGATTACGGCATCGCCGGACTTGTCGATCTCGACTTCAACATGGGCCTCGATGTGATCGGCGGCATCCGGTATGACAGCGTTCACGCCAAGTCGACCGCGATCCTGTCCAAGTACGCGCCGGGCGACATCGCGGGTAACGTGGGCGACTACGGCGATGACATGACGCCCAGCGAATCCGGCACCGAGGGCGGCGTCTCGTGGAACGTCAGCGTTTCGTACAAGACGCCGGTCGGCCTGATCCCCTACTTCACCATCTCGCGCCAGAGCACGGTGGTGGCGGGCGAGGGCTCCGAACTCTACCTCGCCAACATCAAGAACGGCGCGGTGCTCGGCAAGTCCAAGCTGATGGAAGGCGGCCTGAAGGGCGAATTCCTCGACAAGAAGCTCTATGCGGCGGTCTCCGTCTACAAGCAGCAGCGCACGGCGGCGGCGGCGGAAAGTTCGCTGACCAACCAGATCCTCCAGACCAAGGGCATCGAGGCGGAAATGCGCTGGGCGGTGGATCGCCACCTGCTCGTCACCGGCGCCTTCACGCACATGAAGGTCTACAACATCGGCGCGTACAACGCCGGATACTACTTCAACTACTTCGGCGCCGAAGACATGATCGCCGCAGGGGCTGACCCGGCGCTCAGCTTCGGCGGGTCGGAGTTCGGCAATGTCTATATGCCCACCAAGGGCAAGGCGCGCCGTCCGGGCGAGCCGACCAACGTGGCCTCGGCGACGGCGACCTATGCCTTCGACAACGGCATCGCGATCAACGGCGATCTCAGCCATGTTGACTCGGTCTATGCCGACTATGCGCAGAACATCAAGCTGCCTGCCTACTGGCTGCTCAACCTCGGCGCCTCGTACACCACCGGGCCGTGGCTGTTCCGCGCGGTGGTGAAGAACGTCAACAACGCACGCTATTTCCGGGCGGGCGGTCAGGATCTGTTCGGTGCGGATATCGTGCTGCCGCAGCTGCCGCGCAGCTGGCAGGCGACGATCGAATACAAGTTCTGA
- a CDS encoding purine nucleoside permease: protein MTKVDWMRPSRLASLLFPVLLTLCGTAYAAEPDFSVTPSADSIARAQAQIAGCPPGGNCTAPLPVKVVIISLFEIGQDTGDTPGEFQLWRTRRHLDMAIPFPQGFHDLAYNPQTQVLAVLTGIGTARSSNALTALALDQRLDLSHAYFLLAGIAGIDPEDASVGSAAWARYLVDGDLAHEIDPREVPKGWKTGYFPRDGKGPGDPVVPKPDGELFTLNPALVGWAYGLTREMKLPDDPVLAAERKRYAAYPMAQKPPFVLVGDQLSAMTFWHGKLLNDWANDWVHYWTQGKGNFVTAAMEDTGVAQAMTFATRTGRVDYNRLMVLRAGSNHTVPPPGVSAYDNLMAENAHYTGLTESVENLYRVGSVVVDELLGHWDRYGTETPGGEPAR from the coding sequence ATGACAAAGGTTGATTGGATGCGCCCTTCGCGGCTTGCCTCGTTGCTGTTTCCCGTTCTGCTGACCCTGTGCGGCACGGCTTATGCCGCCGAGCCGGACTTCTCCGTAACCCCTTCCGCCGACAGCATTGCCCGCGCGCAGGCGCAGATCGCGGGTTGCCCGCCGGGTGGCAACTGCACCGCGCCGCTGCCGGTCAAGGTCGTCATCATCTCGCTGTTCGAGATCGGGCAGGATACCGGCGACACGCCCGGCGAGTTCCAGCTGTGGCGCACCCGCCGCCATCTCGATATGGCGATCCCGTTTCCGCAGGGGTTCCATGACCTTGCCTATAATCCGCAAACGCAGGTGCTGGCGGTGCTGACCGGTATCGGCACGGCGCGCTCGTCCAATGCGCTGACGGCGCTGGCGCTCGACCAGCGGCTCGACCTCAGCCATGCCTACTTCCTGCTGGCAGGCATTGCCGGGATCGACCCGGAAGATGCCTCGGTCGGGTCCGCCGCCTGGGCGCGCTATCTGGTCGACGGTGATCTGGCGCACGAGATCGATCCGCGCGAAGTGCCCAAGGGCTGGAAGACCGGCTACTTCCCGCGCGACGGCAAGGGGCCGGGCGATCCGGTGGTGCCCAAGCCCGATGGCGAGCTGTTCACGCTCAATCCCGCGCTGGTCGGCTGGGCCTATGGCCTGACCAGGGAAATGAAGCTGCCCGACGATCCGGTGCTGGCGGCGGAGCGCAAGCGTTATGCCGCCTATCCCATGGCGCAGAAGCCGCCCTTCGTGCTGGTGGGCGATCAGCTTTCGGCGATGACCTTCTGGCACGGCAAGCTGCTGAACGACTGGGCCAACGACTGGGTCCACTACTGGACGCAAGGGAAAGGCAATTTCGTGACCGCCGCGATGGAAGATACCGGCGTTGCGCAGGCGATGACGTTCGCCACGCGCACGGGCCGCGTCGATTACAACCGGCTGATGGTGCTGCGCGCAGGCTCCAACCACACGGTGCCGCCGCCGGGCGTCTCGGCCTACGACAACCTGATGGCCGAGAACGCGCACTACACCGGCCTGACGGAATCGGTCGAGAACCTCTACCGCGTCGGCTCGGTGGTGGTGGACGAGCTGCTCGGCCACTGGGACCGATACGGCACCGAAACGCCCGGCGGAGAACCTGCACGATGA